In Pirellulales bacterium, one genomic interval encodes:
- a CDS encoding type II toxin-antitoxin system VapC family toxin gives MKPRVYVETTIVSYLTAWVSRDLVMAANQETTRQWWTERKEHFELYVSQAVIEEATGGDKEAAQRRLEIIEEISILSITDEVKALAKLLVAQVPLAQRAQVDALHIAASAVHGMDYLLTWNCSHIANATLRPKIESICRANGYEPPVICTPQELMETDHGIS, from the coding sequence ATGAAGCCAAGAGTTTACGTCGAGACAACCATTGTAAGTTACTTAACTGCCTGGGTAAGCCGTGACTTGGTGATGGCCGCGAACCAGGAAACCACACGCCAGTGGTGGACCGAGCGGAAGGAACATTTCGAGTTGTACGTGTCGCAAGCAGTGATTGAAGAGGCCACCGGCGGCGACAAAGAAGCTGCTCAACGCCGGCTGGAAATCATCGAAGAAATTTCGATACTATCGATAACCGACGAGGTAAAGGCGTTAGCAAAACTGCTGGTCGCGCAGGTGCCATTAGCGCAGCGGGCCCAAGTCGATGCCTTGCATATCGCCGCATCGGCAGTACATGGCATGGATTACTTGTTGACCTGGAACTGTTCCCATATTGCCAATGCGACTTTGCGTCCCAAGATTGAATCAATTTGCCGCGCAAATGGTTACGAACCTCCGGTCATTTGCACGCCACAAGAGTTAATGGAGACCGACCATGGCATTTCATGA
- a CDS encoding rhamnogalacturonan acetylesterase — protein sequence MWTTCRFGIVIALVFFQGAIGESQVEIHSPIYKFSFAPGKTKEGYQQVPPDTLYSKELGYGFEPGAEVKAVNGGCITSDKPFYFSVALPEGNYKVTVTLGDPAGESTTTVKAELRRLMLQHIHTSPGQFETRTFDVNVRTPQIAGGGNVKLKPREKTDETWAWDDKLTLEFNDARPCLCALEIEPAPDIPTVYLLGDSTVCDQPLEPWNSWGQMLPRFFQPGVVVANHAESGETLRSSLGAKRLDKVLSTMKPGDYLFIQYGHNDMKEKGDGVGAFTTYKADLKKFIDGARQHGGIPVLVTSMDRKKSLEADGKMTNTLGDYPEAVRQTAKEENVPLIDLHDMSWQFYQALGSENIGKAFQDGTHHNNYGSYELAKCVVEGIRQNKLDLAKFIVADFQDFDPSHPDPVDSFHMPASPKTSIVKPEGN from the coding sequence ATGTGGACGACTTGCCGATTCGGTATTGTGATCGCTTTGGTATTTTTTCAGGGTGCAATTGGCGAATCGCAAGTTGAAATTCACTCGCCTATCTACAAATTTTCTTTCGCGCCGGGAAAAACAAAAGAAGGCTATCAGCAAGTTCCGCCCGACACTCTGTACTCCAAGGAACTTGGCTACGGCTTTGAGCCTGGAGCGGAAGTGAAAGCGGTAAATGGCGGCTGCATCACCAGCGACAAGCCCTTTTATTTCTCGGTGGCGCTGCCGGAAGGAAATTACAAAGTCACGGTCACGCTAGGCGATCCGGCGGGCGAATCCACAACCACCGTCAAAGCCGAGCTGCGCCGGCTGATGCTGCAGCACATCCACACTTCGCCCGGTCAATTCGAAACGCGCACATTCGACGTGAATGTGCGCACTCCGCAAATCGCCGGCGGCGGAAACGTAAAACTTAAGCCCCGCGAAAAAACCGATGAAACCTGGGCCTGGGACGACAAGCTGACGCTGGAATTCAACGACGCCAGGCCCTGCCTGTGCGCGCTGGAAATCGAGCCGGCCCCCGACATCCCCACCGTGTATTTATTGGGCGATTCCACCGTCTGCGATCAACCGCTGGAGCCGTGGAATAGTTGGGGCCAAATGCTGCCCCGGTTTTTCCAGCCAGGCGTCGTGGTGGCAAATCATGCAGAATCGGGCGAAACCCTGCGCAGTTCCCTCGGCGCCAAGCGGCTCGATAAAGTGCTCAGCACGATGAAGCCCGGCGATTATCTGTTCATCCAGTACGGCCACAACGACATGAAGGAAAAAGGTGACGGCGTGGGCGCGTTCACCACCTACAAAGCCGATTTGAAAAAATTCATCGACGGCGCCCGGCAACACGGCGGCATTCCGGTGCTGGTAACCTCGATGGATCGCAAAAAAAGTTTGGAAGCCGATGGGAAAATGACCAACACGCTGGGCGATTATCCGGAAGCCGTGCGCCAAACGGCGAAAGAAGAAAATGTGCCGCTCATCGATTTGCACGACATGAGTTGGCAGTTTTACCAGGCGCTGGGTTCGGAAAACATCGGTAAAGCCTTTCAAGACGGAACCCACCACAATAATTACGGCAGTTACGAGCTGGCCAAATGTGTGGTGGAAGGCATCCGTCAAAACAAGCTCGACCTGGCAAAATTCATCGTCGCCGATTTCCAAGATTTCGACCCGAGTCATCCTGATCCCGTCGATAGCTTCCACATGCCCGCCAGCCCGAAAACATCGATTGTCAAACCGGAGGGAAATTGA
- a CDS encoding rhamnogalacturonan acetylesterase produces MRARRLILMAGSMFCWAVLPCFATDDSIPTPPAATEKTADSANNRPTLFIVGDSTVKNGANNQRGWGERIAKFFDTSNINVANRAIAGRSSRTFINEGRWDKILADAKPGDFVIIQMGHNDGGPVDDGRRARGSLPGIGEETQEIDNSQTHQHEVVHTYGWYLRKYIADARAKGMTPILCSQIPHCPQKPVETDAVENVKTVAWAEQVAKNEDVLFADLNRTILKHYVGLDPADIKSKLFTPLDNTHTSADGADLNAACVVECLRGLKDDPLGKYLVQPPPAEAQKAAPEARSN; encoded by the coding sequence ATGCGAGCACGCAGATTGATTTTGATGGCGGGCAGCATGTTTTGCTGGGCCGTATTGCCTTGTTTTGCGACTGACGATTCGATCCCAACGCCGCCAGCAGCGACAGAAAAAACTGCCGATTCCGCCAACAACCGGCCGACGCTGTTCATCGTGGGAGATTCGACGGTAAAAAACGGCGCGAACAACCAGCGCGGCTGGGGAGAGCGGATCGCTAAGTTCTTCGACACCAGCAACATCAACGTAGCGAACCGCGCCATTGCCGGACGCAGCAGCCGGACGTTTATCAACGAAGGACGCTGGGACAAAATTTTGGCAGACGCCAAGCCCGGCGATTTTGTCATCATTCAAATGGGGCACAATGACGGTGGACCGGTGGACGATGGACGCCGCGCCCGGGGATCGTTGCCGGGCATTGGGGAGGAGACACAAGAAATCGACAATTCGCAAACCCACCAACACGAAGTGGTGCACACGTACGGTTGGTACTTGCGGAAATATATTGCCGATGCCAGGGCCAAGGGGATGACACCGATTTTGTGTTCGCAAATTCCGCATTGTCCGCAGAAGCCCGTGGAAACAGATGCGGTGGAAAACGTGAAAACCGTGGCTTGGGCCGAGCAAGTGGCGAAGAACGAAGACGTGCTGTTTGCGGATTTGAATCGGACGATTTTGAAGCATTACGTGGGACTGGACCCGGCAGATATCAAATCAAAATTATTCACGCCATTGGATAACACGCACACCAGCGCGGATGGGGCCGACCTGAATGCAGCCTGCGTGGTGGAGTGCTTGCGGGGATTGAAAGATGATCCGCTGGGGAAATATCTTGTGCAGCCGCCCCCGGCGGAAGCGCAGAAAGCAGCGCCGGAAGCTCGCAGCAACTAG
- a CDS encoding heavy metal translocating P-type ATPase, whose protein sequence is MPLADGPPWMRQLYTRRYPLIASLAITAIGAYLLLWLCLGSRQGAALWPLYVALALGGVPIVVELLVKLLHREFGSDLLAGISIVTSVLLGEYLAGTLVVLMLSGGEAIESYAVRSAAGVLRALAKRMPLVAHLRRNSQMEDVPLDGIVVGDLLVVFPHEICPVDGEVLEGHGVMDESYLTGEPYRMSKTPGSTVLSGSINGETALVIRATRRAVDSRYAQIMRVMQESEQRRPRIRRLADQLGALYTPLAVAIAVAAWAITGQPVRFLAVLVVATPCPLLIAIPVAIIGSISLAARRGIIVRDPAVLEQIDTCRTVIFDKTGTLTYGEPRLTEQLVSPAFTAHEVLILAATLERYSKHPLAEAIVQEAQRQRLAPCEAAEIHEKPGAGLQGVVAGRNVQITSRQKILAAQPELATQLPPLAGGLECAVLIDGKYAAIYRFRDQPRHEGISFVHHLAPKHHFDKVLLVSGDRESEVRYLADQVGIIDVYAEQSPEDKVNIVRRETQLAPTLFLGDGINDAPALLAATVGLAFGTGNEITGEASGAVVMDTSLERVDEFLHISRRMRRIALQSAVGGMAASILAMVIAAAGYLPPVAGAILQEVIDILAVTNAVRAAWPPKSLSDF, encoded by the coding sequence ATGCCCTTGGCCGACGGACCCCCGTGGATGCGACAGCTTTACACGCGGCGATATCCTCTGATTGCCTCGCTGGCAATTACCGCGATTGGGGCCTATTTGCTGCTCTGGCTTTGCTTGGGTTCCCGGCAGGGAGCCGCCCTTTGGCCGCTGTACGTGGCCCTGGCCTTGGGAGGCGTGCCGATTGTGGTGGAATTGCTGGTGAAGTTGCTGCATCGCGAATTCGGTTCTGATTTGCTGGCGGGGATTTCGATTGTCACTTCGGTGTTATTGGGTGAATACCTGGCGGGCACCCTGGTGGTGTTGATGCTTTCCGGCGGCGAGGCGATCGAGAGCTATGCGGTCCGCAGCGCCGCGGGGGTGTTGCGTGCTTTGGCCAAGCGGATGCCGCTGGTGGCGCATTTGCGACGCAATTCGCAAATGGAAGACGTGCCGCTGGATGGTATCGTGGTTGGAGATTTGCTGGTGGTATTTCCGCACGAGATTTGTCCGGTTGACGGCGAGGTGCTGGAAGGGCACGGCGTGATGGACGAATCGTATCTTACCGGTGAGCCGTACCGCATGTCGAAAACTCCCGGTTCGACCGTGCTGTCGGGCTCGATCAATGGCGAAACCGCGCTGGTCATTCGCGCCACACGCCGGGCAGTGGATTCGCGCTATGCGCAAATTATGCGCGTGATGCAGGAATCGGAACAGCGGCGGCCGCGCATTCGCCGGCTGGCCGATCAATTGGGCGCGCTGTACACGCCGCTGGCGGTGGCGATTGCCGTAGCGGCCTGGGCAATCACGGGCCAGCCGGTGCGTTTTTTGGCGGTGCTGGTGGTCGCCACGCCTTGTCCCTTGTTAATTGCCATTCCGGTAGCGATTATTGGGAGCATATCGTTGGCTGCGCGGCGCGGCATCATCGTGCGCGATCCGGCGGTGCTGGAGCAAATCGACACTTGCAGAACTGTGATCTTCGATAAAACTGGAACGCTTACGTATGGCGAGCCGCGGCTGACGGAGCAACTTGTTTCGCCCGCCTTCACCGCCCACGAAGTATTGATCCTTGCCGCCACTTTGGAGCGTTATTCCAAACATCCGCTGGCTGAGGCGATTGTGCAGGAGGCGCAGCGTCAACGACTGGCGCCGTGCGAAGCGGCGGAAATTCACGAAAAACCCGGCGCCGGGTTGCAAGGTGTCGTGGCCGGGCGGAATGTGCAAATTACCAGTCGCCAAAAAATACTCGCCGCGCAACCGGAGCTGGCTACACAATTGCCGCCGCTAGCCGGCGGGCTGGAATGCGCCGTGTTGATCGACGGGAAGTATGCCGCCATTTATCGTTTTCGCGATCAGCCGCGGCATGAGGGGATTTCGTTCGTTCACCACTTGGCTCCCAAGCATCACTTTGACAAAGTGCTGTTGGTTTCCGGCGATCGTGAAAGCGAAGTGCGTTATCTGGCCGACCAGGTGGGCATTATAGACGTTTATGCCGAGCAAAGTCCGGAAGACAAAGTGAACATTGTTCGCCGGGAAACTCAACTTGCGCCCACGTTGTTTTTGGGCGACGGCATCAACGATGCTCCCGCGTTGTTGGCGGCCACCGTGGGCCTGGCGTTCGGCACAGGCAACGAAATCACGGGCGAAGCCAGCGGCGCGGTGGTGATGGATACCTCACTGGAACGGGTCGACGAATTCCTGCACATCAGCCGCCGGATGCGCCGCATTGCCTTGCAAAGCGCCGTGGGCGGCATGGCGGCCAGCATTTTGGCGATGGTGATCGCGGCGGCGGGATATTTGCCTCCCGTGGCCGGCGCCATTTTGCAAGAGGTGATCGATATTTTGGCGGTGACGAACGCAGTTCGCGCCGCTTGGCCGCCCAAATCGCTGAGCGATTTTTGA